Proteins found in one Tamandua tetradactyla isolate mTamTet1 chromosome 3, mTamTet1.pri, whole genome shotgun sequence genomic segment:
- the LOC143676661 gene encoding uncharacterized protein LOC143676661 — protein MGQSGSLPLLAPLKTLLADGSCESEPPTCKPPESGASSDTSDSESDGDETEGADAPPLIDWGRPPVSPTQPSAPPAPAAGTRRFPVNGFGDLAKNPHHGLPLVAESGARTSTSVGSGKTGENRDIARGGHGAVA, from the exons atggggcagtccggaagtttacctttgttagctcccttaaagacccttttagcggacggctcctgtgaaagtgagccgcccacttgtaagccgccagagtctggcgctagttcagacacctctgactcagagtcagatggtgatgagaccgagggtgcagacgcgcctccgctgatcgattgggggaggccccctgtctcacccacacagccttccgccccgccagcgcctgctgcagggacgcggcggttcccggtgaatggttttggtgatctcgccaaaaaccctcaccacgggctccctctggtggccgaatcag gagccaggacgtcaaccagtgtgggttccggaaagactggtgagaaccgtgacatcgcccgaggaggccacggagctgttgcctaa